The segment GAGAAACGTATGTTAAAATTTGATAAAGAAAAGCAATTAGCGAGTTTTAAAGGGGGATTAGCCCTTCGACCTGAAATTGAAAAGGTTGCCGATGCAATTCATGATAAAGGTTATAACGGTATTTATTTTGTAGGGATTGGAGGAACTTATGCTTCTGCACTCCAAGTTGCTCATCACGTAAAAGAGATGAGTACACTGCCAATTTATGTGGAACATGCAGCGGAATACTTAGTAACCGGGAATAAGAACATTACAAAAGATTCAATTATCGTTTATTCTTCTGTAACTGGGACAACACAAGAGGTTGTGGCCGCGGTTAAGGTTTTAAAAGAAGTTGGGTGTACGATTGTCGCATTCGTCGATGAACCCAATTCAATCCTTGCGGAATTGGGTGATTACACCATCTCTTACGGTCTGAATGAACAACTTAAGTTCTTTATGTTTATGGATCGTTTAATGCAACGTAAGGGTGATTTTGATGATTATGAAGCAATGTATCAAGAATTTGATCAATACTTACCTGAAGCACTTGTTGATGTGGAAATCAAAGCCGATGCATTTGGGGAAGCTTATGCGAAACGTCATCACGATGATGCCATGCATTACTTTGTGGGTGCAGGGAATCAATGGTGTGCAACGTACTCCTATGCAATGTGTTATTGGGAAGAACAACATTGGCTTCCTACAAAATCAATTACAGCACCTGAATTCTTCCATGGTATGTTTGAGATTGTAGAACGCGACACCCCTGTAACGATCTTCGTAGGAGAAGATACATCTCGTCCATTATCAACACGTGTTGTCGATTTTATTCCGCGTATATGCGCAAACTATGAAGTCATTGATAGTAAAGATTATGAACTGAAAGGGATCAGTGAAAAATATCGCGGTCACATTTGTCATCTTGTAATGATGGCGGTTAACCGTCGTATTGATGCTCATATTGAGAAAATAAACTGTCATCCTACAGAAATTCGTCGTTATTACCGACAATTGGATTATTAAGCGAAAACCCACTTTAAACAAGTGGGTTTTCTTTCTTAAATTTTCAGTTCAAACGCATTGTTATTCGCTTATACATATGTTAGACTTATCTTCCATGGAGGTTTAGCTCAGTTGGGAGAGCATCTGCCTTACAAGCAGAGGGTCAGCGGTTCGAGCCCGTTAACCTCCACCATTTTTATTCTGGATCACCCACGACGAGGGTGGTTTTTTTATGCTTTCTCATCTGTGGATTTTGAGTGTGGGGAATGCGTCTAATTTCAGGGCAAATAAAATTAGAAGACAAGGAAATCCAAGAACAGTTTAACTCAAAATTAAATGCACCTTTGTAGGTTTATTTTTGACTTACGGCTCCTTTTATGACTATAATGAAACCGCTAAGCTTTTGTTTTTTAGAAAAACATGAGTAAACTCGGTAATAAATAGCGCATCATTTTTTGGGGAAATGGATGCAAATAGAATTTGGATAAGTGGGTGGGGAATGTTTATTAAGAGAAGAAATGAATTTCGGTATTATGTTTTGCTTTTTTGTGTATCACTATTTTTATTTGGCTTTATGTTCTTAAATGAATTGGATATCTATCAAATCATCGTTTCGTATTTCCAAAATAGTAACGAAAGTTTATTTAATTCTGATGTCGGGATATTCTTCTCAGACAGCAGTGAGATCACATTTATCAAATATACTTCAATTGAACTCCATAATGCATTGAAGTATTCAAGTTTTGAAGCGAGCTTAACAAGGGCTCTGTCACTTTTCCAAATCGTGGTTCCTTTACTTGCTTCATTTGCGGGATTAATAATGTATCATAACCAAACCAGTTGTAATGTTTTAAAATCATACCGTGTAAAAAAATATCGTAACTTTATTCGCAATGAACAGTTAAGAATCGCGATAAGCGTGGCGGGTTCAATTTTTAGCGCATACGTTTTATATTACCTAATCATTCTATTTATAAGTGGAGGACGATTTGACGCATACACAATTCACACATATTTATTTTTAGATGTACTTGGAAATAAGTTTTACTATCAACACCTCAAGTTTTATTATTTTTTACTGGGGATTGTAAAGTATTTACTCATTCCATTTGTTTTAGCTTATTTATCAACATCGATTGCGCTCTTCTCAACTAAAAAGAGTACGGTGGTGTTTGGGCTCTTAATTTATTATTTTGGTCTCTCGGTTCTTATGTTTCCTCTGGTTTCTGTGGGAACAATTGATAAGTTTCCAATTGCCATGTTGTTTGCGCCATCCACTATTTTTTCTATTAGTGATTACAATACAGCGCCCACAATACTGCTTTTTATCACAAACTCAATGCCCCTTATTTTAGGTTATGTATTATTTAACCATAAGACGCGAGGTAAGCATCTTGAGATTAGTTAGAAAAGCAGCATTTGCAGGCTATATCATGTATATTAGCTTTATATTTTTGATCGGTAATGCAGCTTCATTCCAAAATCTTTTCAATGATATATATTTTGTTATTGGTACGATTGTCTTGTACTTTTCGATTTATATAAAAGAATATTGTGAGATGATGACGGTACATCGATATGGATCAAAAATAAATTTTGCTTTAAAAACAATTGGGAACGCTGTGTATCATGCTTCAGTGCTTTATTTTATTTTAGTTCTATTTTATCTAATCCTATCGATCTATTTTTATTCGGGTTTCGATTTTTATTATTTTCTGAAAATAATGGTGCTGGTGGTAGTGTTAGGGATATCGGAAGTGCTCGTAAAACTTTTACGTCTTGGCTCAAAGTTACCCATAACAAGTATTGTAGAATTTCTGTTAATTCTTTCCTCTACAAGTTACTATATGCCAATATTGGATAATCCCATGAATCCGTTCTACATTTTTTATCATTTAGAAGGCTTAAATTGTGGGGTGATTATTTTAAACTATCTACCCTATGTATTCTTGTTGATGTTAGTTTTCTACTTAAAAATGGAGGATTTAGAATTATGACAGTATTGATTTATTTTATCACCTTGATACTTGGAATTATAATCTCTTTACTCCAAATGTTCCCAGGCCCGCATGGAGTCATAACATTGAGTGATCTTATGAATGTATTATATTTAAACTTTAATAGTTTTCCTTTGTACGGAATTGATCAAGCAAGCATTCAAAATGTCATTGTGTTTACGTTAATTACAATTACATTAATGAATACCGTTTTAAGGGAATTTAAAGACTTACAATCATTTTATGGTCTCTTACTTTATCGGAAGAATATAATCACTTCTTATACAGTTCTAGCGAAGTATCATGTTTTGAATGCAATTAAGATGATGGTCATGACCTTTTTATTTTTTGTTTTCATGACTTTAGTCTATAAAAGTACATTAACTACAATGCTTGTAACCATATTTTATCTCACCCGATTAACAACTTTAATGCTAGCGATTGGACTGTTATTTGAAGCAATCAGTATCCGGTTCAGTGAGAATTTGGTTACATCAATTTTTCCATATTTTATGATTATGATTATGATATCAATTGATTATTACAGTTCAATAAGTATTGTTTCTTTTGTTGGTGAATTAGAACTTGAATTGATGCGAATGATTTTAGCTTTCGTATTTGTTTTAATTGCCTTCGGAGGTTCCATACTTATTTTAAAAAGGAGTATTTATTATGATTCAATTTAATGGCGTTTCTAAAAAGTTTAAAGACCTACTTCTTTTTGAAGATGTCAATATTAATATAAGAGAAGGCAAAAAGACCGCCATCGTTGGTCCAAACGGTAGTGGTAAGAGTGTGTTATTGAAACTCATCGTCGGCTACTCTGCCCCAACATTAGGGAGTATTGTGATTGATGGGAAGAAATTGCAGCAGGATATCGATTTTGTACCCAATGGCGGTGTAAGTATTAATGCGCCAGAGTTTATTGGTTCATTAACAGGACTTGAAAACCTTCGTGAAATTGCACGCATTCGAAGATGTGTGAAAGAAGCGGATATTATCCTTCTCGCTAAAAAGGTTAATTTTGAAGCGGAGTTATCTAAGAAATATAAAACGTATTCCTTAGGAATGAAACAAAAAATGAGATTGATTCAAGCTTTAATGGAACGTCCTGATTACTTAATCCTTGATGAACCCTTTGATGGACTGGATCGATTAAGTAAAAAAATTGTGATAGAAATGTTGGATGCATATGTTGAAGAAACAGGATGTACCCTTGTTTTTACCAATCATGGGGAAGAAGTTTTTGAAATTGCCGATGTTGTATATGAAATTGATGATAAAAAACTAAGACTCATCAAAGGGGAATCGGAATGTTAATGAAAAGACGGGTTCTCATTTTTTCGTTACTTATAACACTCATTCTTGTTGGATGTACACATCAAGAAGAACCGACATTGTCATTAAATGAAGAAGTGTTAAAGGAAATTAGAAATTCCTCATTTATTTTTAATGATAACTATAAAGATCCGGTAATTAAATCCTATTCCGATCGTTATACTCAATATTATTTATCGCTTGGCGATCACAATAACGCCACAATTTATCAAGTAGTAATGGATAGCGAGGAAGATGAAATTCTTGAAATTGTAAAATCTGAAGAAGTGCCATTGATTGAGAAGCCAGGTTTTGGATACTATTTTGAGGCTGAATACAATGATACAAGTTATGAATCAGATTTTATCTACCTCGATTTTGATCGTCATTTTTTAAGAGTGTGTATTTTAGAGTCAAATCCGAGTGATTATCCAGCCACCGACATCCACGCTTACGGTCAAAATTTTTATCTAGAACCAACCGCTTTAGATTTTTTAGATCAATAATGCATTGTTTTAATTGATTTGAATCCTGAAATTTTTCACAGAACCTGTTGTTAAGGTTCTGTTTTTTATAGATTTACAAACTTAATAATCTATGTTATTCTTTTATTGCTTTGAATATCAAAGTATATGAGGTGACAATGAAACATTTAAAAAAACTAATAATCGTTGCGGGTATATTGGTGGTACTGCTTGGTTTTGCGGGTGGGTACTTCTTTAAACTTGCATTGATACCGGGGGAGAAAGATTTTATAGACGCGGATGTGAAAGCTATATGGAAGCCCGATCAAGAATGGTTAAAATCGGTGAATAAAACGTCTCAAGAACTTGTCAGTGATTCCGGTTTGAAACTTAAAGCGTGGTATGTTCCTGCGAAAGCAGAAACGAAAGATACAATATTAGTTGCACACGGTTATGGCAATAACAAAGACCGTGTGGGTCATTATATCCGACTGTTCCATGAGATGGGATTTAATGTGCTCGCACCGGATGCACGATCACATGGTGAAAGTGAGGGAAACCTTATTGGATTTGGTTGGCCAGAGCGATTTGATATTGAAGCTTGGGTCCAAAAAATCATAAATCAAAATGGTGAAGATTCTCGAATCGCATTATTTGGTCTTAGTATGGGAGCATCAACGGTAATGATGGCAAGTGGTCTTGATCTCCCAGACAATGTCATGGCTGTTATTGAAGATTGCGGTTATACCAGTGTTGCAGATCAACTGTCTTATAAACTCAAAGATATGTATAATCTACCCGCCTTTCCAATGATTCCAATTACAAATATGATTACGCAAGTCAAAGCAGGCTTTAATTTCTATGAAGCATCTGCAGTCGAGTCTTTAAAACGAAGCACGTTGCCTACGTTATTCATTCATGGGGATGCAGATGACTTTGTACCTTATGAGATGTTGGATACCTTATACCAAGCACATCCTGGTCCCAAAGAAAAGATCGTAATAAAAGTTGCAAATCATGCAGAGAGTTATGAAAAAGATCCTGTATATTACAAAAAATCCATTGAGTCATTTCTGACTCGTTATTTAACTCAAACACCAAATAATTCTTAACCTTAAAGAATGAAATACGGTCTTTTTAAAATATCAATTCTATGGTATTATATCCATGCATTGATATGCGTCCGTGGCGCAAGGGATAGCGCGTTTGATTCCGGTTCAAAAGGTTGCAGGTTCGATTCCTGTCGGGCGTGCCAATTTATAATTAATTAAGAGTCTCAAGATATTATCTTGAGACTTTTTTCTTTCTTTGAAATCATTAGGTTCTTCAGCTTTAGAGGGATTAATCTACACATAACTATAATATGAATAGGTGTGCGTTTATGGTACATTTAAGGAAAGGGGGGCCGTCTTATCAAAAAAATAAATAGGATTTTTACGATATTGTTAGCAATCTTAATTACTACAAGCAGTTTTCAAGTATTCAATTATGAGTACCAGGTAGAACTTGGGATTTTAGGTGCGGACCAAATTCATAGAGAGCATTTAAAACCTTACTATATTAATATTACTCCGAGTGAAGTGAATCGTTCGATTGATGATTTGATCGAAGACGTTAGAACTTTTAGTGAAAGATACAAATATAATGTTGCGATTACAACTTCAGAGGATGACTATTCCAATCAAGAAAATGGCTACTTTTATTTTATAAGTGGTAATGAATCGAACCTCTTAAGCCACATTATTGTGAAAGAGGGGAGATTAAAGGAAAGTTTTTTTATTAATGACGATTGGGTTATATCTAATAATCACCTCAAAAAACCAAGTTATTTAATTGATTATCTGGATAATCGTTTCTATGATTTTGATTCAACTTATAAAGATTCCATTTCAATCTATCCCTTGTCCAAAATAGAAGAATACTATCCATCAAGTGGTATTCAAACTTTAGTTACAATTTTTGTTGACGAATATTCAACTCAGATACAAGAGATAATTTTTGATTATTTTCAAGTTTATAATTATATGAATGGCCCTTCCGGATTTTTTGTAGCTGAGTTAGGACAAATGAATAATGTAAGTGTGGATAGAGAATTACAGCCGGCTACGGTTGTTGCTGTTATCGGTGTTCTTATGTTAATGGTACTTACTGTACTAAAAAATGGTAAGGAAATCGGGATACGTTATTTGCAAGGACAGTCAACAATACAAATTATAAAAAAATTATTTTTA is part of the Erysipelothrix piscisicarius genome and harbors:
- a CDS encoding SIS domain-containing protein, with amino-acid sequence MLKFDKEKQLASFKGGLALRPEIEKVADAIHDKGYNGIYFVGIGGTYASALQVAHHVKEMSTLPIYVEHAAEYLVTGNKNITKDSIIVYSSVTGTTQEVVAAVKVLKEVGCTIVAFVDEPNSILAELGDYTISYGLNEQLKFFMFMDRLMQRKGDFDDYEAMYQEFDQYLPEALVDVEIKADAFGEAYAKRHHDDAMHYFVGAGNQWCATYSYAMCYWEEQHWLPTKSITAPEFFHGMFEIVERDTPVTIFVGEDTSRPLSTRVVDFIPRICANYEVIDSKDYELKGISEKYRGHICHLVMMAVNRRIDAHIEKINCHPTEIRRYYRQLDY
- a CDS encoding ATP-binding cassette domain-containing protein, translated to MIQFNGVSKKFKDLLLFEDVNINIREGKKTAIVGPNGSGKSVLLKLIVGYSAPTLGSIVIDGKKLQQDIDFVPNGGVSINAPEFIGSLTGLENLREIARIRRCVKEADIILLAKKVNFEAELSKKYKTYSLGMKQKMRLIQALMERPDYLILDEPFDGLDRLSKKIVIEMLDAYVEETGCTLVFTNHGEEVFEIADVVYEIDDKKLRLIKGESEC
- a CDS encoding alpha/beta hydrolase encodes the protein MKHLKKLIIVAGILVVLLGFAGGYFFKLALIPGEKDFIDADVKAIWKPDQEWLKSVNKTSQELVSDSGLKLKAWYVPAKAETKDTILVAHGYGNNKDRVGHYIRLFHEMGFNVLAPDARSHGESEGNLIGFGWPERFDIEAWVQKIINQNGEDSRIALFGLSMGASTVMMASGLDLPDNVMAVIEDCGYTSVADQLSYKLKDMYNLPAFPMIPITNMITQVKAGFNFYEASAVESLKRSTLPTLFIHGDADDFVPYEMLDTLYQAHPGPKEKIVIKVANHAESYEKDPVYYKKSIESFLTRYLTQTPNNS